The DNA window ACGGCAAAAGCTTTGATTGGCCGCAGCTGACGTCTCGTTGGACCATGCACAGACAAATTTTGCCGAAGTTGCCGGTGCCACGTCAAATTGATTTGTTTCACGGTACAAAACGAATCTGGAAAAATGAACTGGCCCGCATGAAGCTGAGCACGATTGAAGAAGAAAAACTGGGCTTTACTCGACAAGGCGATGTGCCTGGCTATTTAATTCCGGCTATTTACTTGGATGCCGTCAAAAGTGGATTTCCGGACGGTTTAGCAAAAGTTCTTTATCATAATGAATTGGATATTTTATCGCTGGTGTCGTTATATGTTGTGTCTTCTAATTTATTAATGGAAGATTTGGAGTCGGAAACAAGTGGCGCTTATACAAATATTGGTAAATGGTATGCGGACTTAAAGCAATTTGATCAAAGTGCCGCATACCTCGAGCATGTCACCGCTGAAAGAGGGGCATCTACAGCTTTAGCCCGTTATCTTCTAGCAATACAGAAAAAACGAGCGGGTCAGTACGAAGAGGCGGTCCAACTTTTTAAAGAAGCAGCACCTCATTTGCGTGGCAGTATCGAAGTAGAAGCGTGGATTCATACGGCAAAACTGTATGAACATCAATTACGCGATTTAGAGCAGGCCATCATCATGGCAGGATTTGCAAAACAAGCAAGTGAACATACGCATGTGCGACAATCACTCGTTATGGATATTGTCAAAAGACAGTCACGTTTAGAAGAGAAAAAGAGAAAAAAGAATCCAAAAAATGAAGAAGACTGAGCACGAAAAAACTACCTTATGCTATACTTAGCATAAGGTAGTTTTTTTATGGAAGGGCGATTAAAATGGAAAATAAATTTACGTCTAAGGACATACTAGAAAAAGATTTTAAAACAGCTATGCGTGGCTACAATCAAGACGAAGTCGATCATTTCTTGGATGAAGTCATTCAGGACTATGAAGCTTTCTCAAAACGAATCGAACAACTTCAAAATGAAAACAAACGTTTACGGACGGAATTGGAAAATACTCCAAGAAAACAAGCGACACCGGCACCAGGGACTACAAATTTTGATATTCTACGACGCTTGTCTCATCTAGAAAATCATGTATTTGGCAACAAATTAGACAATAACTAAAACAATTGTTTTATTGTGCTGAGTAGCGTATACTTAGTAAGCCATTTGAAATTCTGGCAATCGCTCTAGCGTTTTCGCTGGAGAGGAAAGTCCATGCTCGCACGGTTCTGAGATGACCGTAGTGATCGCGCTCAGTGAAACAATAAGCTGAGGCAGCTAGCAATAGCTGACGGCGGGTAGAACGCCTAAGTCTTCGGATACGGCCTAAATACCCTGAAGGTGCCACAGTGACGGAGCTGTATAAGAAATTATACAGGTGGAACGAGGTAAACCCCGTGAGCGAGAAACCCAAATTATGGTAGGGGCACTTTTCTGAAGGAAATGAACTGATGAAGAGGCAGACGTAAGTTTGCAGATAGATGGTTGCTGTCCACTAGTACGAGGTGCAAACCGCTTGAGTACGTGGAAACAAAACATGGCTTATAGAATTTCACATGGTCTTAAAATGCTTATTAAAGGCTCTCCTGTCAGGGGAGCCTTTCTTCATATTATGAGATGAATGCTTAGTAGAAATTTATAGATTTTCTGCTGTTTAATTTGATGCCTATCGAAAGGCGCTTATTATTAAATGGTATGACATAGTACAATTTAAGATTTTACAAACACTGTATAAATCGATAACGCTGTAATGGTAAACAAAACAAACACTGAAATAGTGAACAACTGGAGAGGGAGTCATTATGACAACATTTAAATTGCTCGCAACAGCTGCAATGGGCCTTGAGTCTATCGTAGCTAACGAAGTAAAAGAATTAGGCTATGAAACAGAAACCGAGAACGGCAAAGTATTTTTTGAAGGAAATGAGCGAGATATCGCCAAAACCAATTTATGGTTGCGTACGGCTGACCGTGTGAAAATTATTGCCGGTGAATTTAATGCTTACACGTTTGATGAGTTGTTTGAACGCACAAAAGAAATCGAGTGGGAGAAATTTCTGCCACTCGATGCTGAATTTCCAGTTCAAGGGAAATCAGTAAAATCTACTTTGCACAGTGTGCCAAACTGTCAGTCAATCGTTAAAAAAGCAATTGTTGAGCGCTTGAAAAAAGCTTATCATCACAATTCATTTTTAGATGAAACAGGGCCTCGTTTTAAAATTGAAGTATCGATTTTAAAAGATAAAGTTCAATTATCGATTGATACGAGCGGAGCTGGTTTGCATAAACGCGGCTATCGTTTAGATCAAGGTGAAGCGCCTCTAAAAGAAACATTGGCTGCAGCACTTGTGAAATTGTCAAGATGGACGCCTGATCGTCCTTTCGTAGATCCATTTTGTGGTTCAGGTACGATTGCTATTGAAGCAGCGATGATTGGTCAAAATCTAGCGCCTGGTTACAACCGTGACTTTGATAGCGAAGAATGGCCATGGATTGGACAAGAAATTTGGGATGAAGTCCGTGCAGAAGCAGAAGAGTTGGCAAATTATGATCAACCCTTGAACATTACAGGGACAGATATCGATCGCCGCATGCTGACAATTGCAGAAGAAAATGCTCGCGAAGCTGGATTTTCAGACTTGATTCACTTTGAACAGCGACAGGTCAAAGACTTTGTTGCAACAGAAGAAAATGGCGTTGTTGTAGGGAATCCACCGTACGGAGAGCGTATTGGTGAAATTGAAATTATTGAAGAAATGATTGCAGACATGGGACGTGTCTTTGCAAAACACACAACTTGGTCTGTTTATATGCTGTCATCGATGGGGCGTTTTGAAACACTTTACGGACAACCTGCAACGAAAAAACGTAAATTATTTAATGGATTTATCCGTACGGATCTTTTCCAATTTTGGGGAGAACGTTCTAAAAAATAAATGAGACGAAACGGAAGGGCATCGGCTCTTCCGTTTCTCTGTGAGGAGAGTTTATGAGACAACCACTACCATTCCCTTTAACTAAGGATAAAACGTTCTTTGAATCACTCAATGACTGGATTGGCGATATATTTTATGACATACTGCCTGAAAAAGGATACGATTTGCGTGATGAGCAAGTTTTTATGTCTTTCCAAATTGAACAAGCATTAAAAGAAAAATCAGTGCTGTTTGCAGAAGCAGGAGTTGGTACAGGTAAAACGATGGCTTATTTATTGCCAGCCATCGCCTACGCACGTTATACGGGCAAACCTGCACTTATTTCATGTGCAGATGAGACGTTAATCGAGCAATTGGTGAAAAAAGGCGGAGACGTTGATCGTTTAAATGATCTATTTGACTTGAATCTCGATGTCCGGTTAGCAAAATCACGTGATCAGTATTTATGTTTGCAGCGTTTAGAAGGTGCAAAAAAGCGTAGCGATGCTGATTTTCTTTATGACATCGAAGACAGTTTGCCAGAATTCGTTAATAAGACGTTTTCTATGCAAAATACCTATCCGTACGGAGAACGCTCAAGTTACCCAGAAGTGACGGATGAAGAATGGCAGCAAGTAAATTACCATCCGGTTCAAAACTGTAATGCGTGCGATATGCGCAATAAATGCGGGCAGACCATCCACCGCAATCATTACCGGCAGGCAACAGATTTGGTCATTTGTTCACATGATTTCTTAATGGAGCATATTTGGACAAAAGAAGCACGTAAACGCGAAGGACAGACGCCACTGCTTCCTGAATTCTCTCAAATTGTTTTAGATGAGGGTCATTTATTGGAATTCTCCGCGCAGCGTGCACTGACTTATGAAGTGCAAGAAAGCACTCTTCAAGACGTGACAGAAAGTATTCTTTCTGATGGAATGCGTGAAAAAACCTTGAACATGATTGAGCAAACAATCGATCTTCACAATGAATTTTTCCGTTTGCTACGCATTCACACAGTAAAAAGTGATGAAGACCGCAAAGCGATTACCAAAGATCCAGAACTAGTCAAAGTCGGGAACATGCTCGTTCGCCACATTGATTTAATGATGGAGGAATTCGTTTTTGAAGGAGAATTGTTTACAATTCCTGAATATGAACTGCGCTTAGCAGAAGAGTATTTTGAACAATATACGTTCTCGATGCGTTTGTTTGTAGAAGAAGGTGATGCTG is part of the Planococcus kocurii genome and encodes:
- a CDS encoding ribonuclease H-like domain-containing protein; protein product: MSFENKLLQMKGMLKKKPVKKQTDKAAERPLNEDKWNGIGLELVENKFGFVFRKKIIYPFDTKHGSVILNELELVLKAWENTDFDHPFKLSKQDPLVFFDTETTGLSGTGAYIFLIGLLVKRSDHFEMMQYIMPDPSHEAAFLYETGLWKTDDPIIFSYNGKSFDWPQLTSRWTMHRQILPKLPVPRQIDLFHGTKRIWKNELARMKLSTIEEEKLGFTRQGDVPGYLIPAIYLDAVKSGFPDGLAKVLYHNELDILSLVSLYVVSSNLLMEDLESETSGAYTNIGKWYADLKQFDQSAAYLEHVTAERGASTALARYLLAIQKKRAGQYEEAVQLFKEAAPHLRGSIEVEAWIHTAKLYEHQLRDLEQAIIMAGFAKQASEHTHVRQSLVMDIVKRQSRLEEKKRKKNPKNEED
- the gpsB gene encoding cell division regulator GpsB — its product is MENKFTSKDILEKDFKTAMRGYNQDEVDHFLDEVIQDYEAFSKRIEQLQNENKRLRTELENTPRKQATPAPGTTNFDILRRLSHLENHVFGNKLDNN
- a CDS encoding THUMP domain-containing class I SAM-dependent RNA methyltransferase, producing the protein MTTFKLLATAAMGLESIVANEVKELGYETETENGKVFFEGNERDIAKTNLWLRTADRVKIIAGEFNAYTFDELFERTKEIEWEKFLPLDAEFPVQGKSVKSTLHSVPNCQSIVKKAIVERLKKAYHHNSFLDETGPRFKIEVSILKDKVQLSIDTSGAGLHKRGYRLDQGEAPLKETLAAALVKLSRWTPDRPFVDPFCGSGTIAIEAAMIGQNLAPGYNRDFDSEEWPWIGQEIWDEVRAEAEELANYDQPLNITGTDIDRRMLTIAEENAREAGFSDLIHFEQRQVKDFVATEENGVVVGNPPYGERIGEIEIIEEMIADMGRVFAKHTTWSVYMLSSMGRFETLYGQPATKKRKLFNGFIRTDLFQFWGERSKK
- a CDS encoding ATP-dependent DNA helicase, translated to MRQPLPFPLTKDKTFFESLNDWIGDIFYDILPEKGYDLRDEQVFMSFQIEQALKEKSVLFAEAGVGTGKTMAYLLPAIAYARYTGKPALISCADETLIEQLVKKGGDVDRLNDLFDLNLDVRLAKSRDQYLCLQRLEGAKKRSDADFLYDIEDSLPEFVNKTFSMQNTYPYGERSSYPEVTDEEWQQVNYHPVQNCNACDMRNKCGQTIHRNHYRQATDLVICSHDFLMEHIWTKEARKREGQTPLLPEFSQIVLDEGHLLEFSAQRALTYEVQESTLQDVTESILSDGMREKTLNMIEQTIDLHNEFFRLLRIHTVKSDEDRKAITKDPELVKVGNMLVRHIDLMMEEFVFEGELFTIPEYELRLAEEYFEQYTFSMRLFVEEGDAVTWLEIKDEIETLIIMPRLVTDILDEKLFDGKTPIVFSSATLSIQKDFTYLSDSLGIDKFQSFSVSSPFDYEDVMKIFKHPLEQQQKFERVYDLFSTGDQTLVLFTSKFDMDNFKKSLPLDHHYTIEFEGDRELSTVVKEFQDGKFQVLCSYHLWEGLDLPGEALTKVIMVDLPFPPKDPVFDAKRKFSHNPLEEIDLPFMQLRLQQGIGRLIRTSKDHGEIHLLLNEDELRVEHLWETILPVPAQNF